DNA from Fusarium falciforme chromosome 7, complete sequence:
GGAAGTATGCTGTGTGCTGGCGTAAAGACTGGAAGGATAACTGACGCAATCAAGGTTGAGCCAAGGTTGCAGAGGAGAAGCGTGTCCAATACAGGGCGTCTTCCAGCTGAAGGGATAATGACGAGTGGATAGACGATGGTTGGGACGGTATTGACCAAGAAGAGGGCAAAGGAAAGACTGTTGGCCAGCACATGTAGAGGTCGCCTGTACATGGGAGAAGCAAAGTATGTCAGTCGAGCCAAGAGCACGGCACTCTGATTATCATGTGTTAGCTAGGTCGCTAGTAGCCTAACAAAGTCGGGACTCACCCATGCGGCGGTGCAGGAGGCACCCTCGAGGCGCTGAGATGATGTAGATGCACTCAAGGCTTCCCAAAAATGAGAACCAATAACAAAGACTGTAGCAACGAGGCTGAGTGTGTTGAAAAAGACATGGCTTGACGTGTAAGTAGCCAGGTTGTGTGATTGTTGACGGCTACGGGCAAGTTGAGCCCAGAACAACGCCAGGAGAGTAAGGGTGCTTCCCAGAGTCAGCGAGGCCCTCAGGACTGCCCCTAAAGGCATTGCGATGTTTGAATCGGCCATTAAAACATGAGCATGATGATACCAGAGCTACCAACTGAAGGTATCGGTGAAGGTGAAGAATGGGGAGTGGTGTTGATGTAATCTACCGTAGCCAGTTGGTGGATTCACTAATGGTACTTGAACCGACAGGATCCGAATCTCCGGGTTTATCATTATCTAGTATCTAATCGAGTAACCAAGTGCGATGAATACAAACGGAGCCCCATAGCCACAAGTGGAAGGCCTGATCCCCCTGCGGCCGCTCGTACAGAATTGCCGGTTTTGGAAGTCTTTACGAGTGGGTCAGTCGAACCAGGGTGGGTTAGAAGCCGGCCGTCTGATCCGGGCTGAACCTGAGGCGTTTATTCCCGATACCTCGGCCGGAGAGCAGACTGATAAGCGTCTACAGCACCCTTTGATCACTCGCAATGACAGTTGAGGCAGTCGAAACGTACGTTCCAAGATACTGCAACTTGTATTCATCATGGCTCTTCGTGCAATCACGACCTTGGCGCTTGCTCTGGCCGCTATGGTctcaccagcctcttcaACGCCAATTGAGCAGAAACGCTTGGGGAGTGAGCCGACCGAATGGCAGTCTGTTGGCTTGAAGCATTACCCCGGGTATTCAGTACGTATTCGGGAGCAGTCTTCCAGCCTCTGTGACACTGAGTCGAAGCAATACACCGGATGGCTGGAGGCCAAAGGGAAACACCTTTTCTTTTGTAAGTCTCGAGCAGTGCATATCCACTCTAGCTTCCTGACAATATGGCGCAGGGTATGTTGAGAGTCTTTCCGACCCTCAGAATGACCCCCTCAATCTATGGATGACGGGCGGTCCGGGATGCAGTGGGCTTATTGGTATGTGGCTCATGATCGCTCTTACCATCTTCCTCGACACTAACATACACaggcatgatgatggagcTTGGCCCTTGCCTGATCAACGAAGACGGATCCGGGACAAGGCGAAACCCTTTCTCTTGGACCGCCAATGCATCCATGATCTTCATCGACCAGCCAGCTGGAACCGGCTTCTCTTATGTCGACGAGGGTGTTGAAATGCCCTCAGACTCCTTCACTGCCGCTGAGGATGTTCACATCTTCCTTCAAATCTTCTACAGTGCTTTCCCGCACCTGAGCTCGCTGCCTTTCCACATCTCGGGTGAGAGCTATGGCGGGCATTACGTCCCAACTGTTGCCGCAGAGATTGTGCGTTACAACAAACTCGACCCTGGCTTGAGGGCTGGACTCAAAATCCCCTTGAAGAGCGTTATGATCGGGGATGGATTCGTTTCACCGTTGGATACTACCTACGGATACTACGACACCCTCTGCACGACTAAGCCAGGCGTTGATACGCCTATTTTCAACGAAACGCGATGCACACAGATTCGTGAAGCCCTTCCTCGATGTGTATCTCTTCACGAATCCTGTTACCAAAATCCTGATCCAATTCTCTGCCACGCCGCAGACTCTTTCTGCAGCGGCCAGATCCGAGCCTTGTTTGACAACGAGACCGGAGAGGGAGGCCGTGATCCATTCGATATCACGCGGACTTGCGAAGTAGACCAACTCTGTTACACTGGGGTCCTCAGAATTCAAGACTATGTGAACGAGCCCTCAATTCGCGACGTTCTCGGCGTCCCCAAGCAAGTTGGCAACTTTACTGTCCTGAACGAGGAGATTCAGGACCTCTTTGGCCAGGGAAATGACCTCTACGTCAATACAGCTCGAGAAATCCTCTTCCTGCTCGAAAACGAGGTCGACGTGCTCATCTACAACGGCAACTTGGATTTGGCATGCAACACGGCCGGGAATCTGCGCTGGACTGAGCGAGTGGCTTGGGCTGGCCAAGCCGACTTTGTGTCGCAGGATATGCGGGTTTGGCACGCACCAAAGGATGGGAAGACGATTGAGGCGGGGACAATGAAGGAGGTTGCCGTCAAGGCTAACTCGCAGAGTAAGAAGCCTTCTCGGTTCAGTTTTGTTACTGTAGATAGGGCTGGACATATGGTTCCTTTGGATCAGCCTGAGATTTCTCTGCATCTTATCAACACTTGGTTGATTGGCGGAGAGTTGTAGCTCCGGAAGTCTTGTCTCAGatagggttatatatatcttgaTATCAGAACGAAGGAGAATTGTTGTGATATTGGGTTTCTTCTAACCATCAACATAAAGTCACATATAACTAGCAGCCAGCAGGTGGCTTATTTTGACTGGGAGTTCCTTGACAGTTGGCACTTAGGAATGATTGTTCTCACTCTGCATTTACGGCGAAGTCAGCCTGCTTAGATTGCTACGACAACATGACTAGATATCGATCGCATTACCCAAAGCGGAAGATTTAAACGGTTCGCAGTCCTTAAGTCACGACTCCCAAAGTTACTTTGTATAAGCCATCCAGATCTACACATGAAGTTCAGTTAGCACTACATCCCTTCTGCTAAACACTGTCGTTTACCTTCTCCTTAAGCACAATATGGGCTCTCTCCCAACGCCCTCGCCCGAAACGGTAGCCACTGACAAGCCCACGATTGTCTATCTTGGAAACCTTCTACCTGCTGCAGCCAAAGTCGCAGCCTCCTTGGCATCTCGCTTCAACATTATTCCCTACACGCCTTCCTCTCAGGAGGATTTCTACAAAGATCTCGAATCTCCAACATCCCCCCTCGCCCATGCATCCGCTATTCTTCGTCTTGGAGGTGAAAGCACAACTGATCTTCCCAACGGTTGGACAATCGGAGTGGGACGTTGGACACCAACCTTGCCCAAAAGTTTGACTCTTCTCATCAACTTAGGTCATGGGTTGGAGTCAGAAGACATCGCCGGCAACGCTGCTCGTGGCATCACTGTCCGCAGCACGGCGGGAGGTACCGATGCTACCGCAACAGTAGCATTGTACCTCGTTATTTCAGCATTTCGCTTGCTTGGTGCGGCAGAGAAGGCGGCTCGAACGGGTGACCCAAAAGCCTTCGTTGGAGCCATGACTAGGGCTTCCAAGAATAGCGTCGAGCCCTCTGGGAAGAGTGTGGGGATCATCGGGTACGGCCGCATAGGTAAACGCATTGGACAGCTCCTCCACGCTCTTGGAATGCAGGTCAACTATTTCAGTCGAAGTCAACATGACCACAAGGTTGAGACGAACAAAATTGGTGTTGCGTGGAGCAACCTCGATGAGATGGTGTCTGCAGTCGATTGCGTTGTGCTTTCGTGTCCATATTCGCGCGAGACACACCATATCCTCGATAAGGACAGGATCAAGCTCATGAAGACAGGTGTCAGAGTCGTCAATGTTGCTAGGGGAAAATGCATCGATGAAGAAGCGTTGATATGGGGCATCGAGAACGGAGTTATTGGTGGTGCCGGTCTGGATGTCTATGAATTTGAGTAAGTGACTTTCACATCACATACTAACAAGTCCAAGAGCTGACTATCTACTTAGGCCTCGCATCAGCCAAAAGCTGCTGGACCAAGACTGTGTTGCGCTACTTCCTCATGTTGCCGGGTTGTCAGTTGACTCAGCAGAGGTATAGCTTCAAACCCCGATCTGAACTGTACTAGGACTAACTATTGCTTGACAGAACCATATGAAGCACGCACTTGAACAAGCGGCGGAGTTCTTAACAGAGAGGGCAAAGCGTCGTTAACTCGAATTTTTCAGGTTTAATAGGTGTATTTAGAGTACAAGAACTTAATGGTCGTGCAAGTTAGTAAATGATCGAAAGGGTTAATGATCTTTTCAAGGTCGAGATCTAAGTAGGAAGTAAAATATGGAATATGAATCAGCTATCACTTAAATAGT
Protein-coding regions in this window:
- a CDS encoding Carboxypeptidase, with amino-acid sequence MALRAITTLALALAAMVSPASSTPIEQKRLGSEPTEWQSVGLKHYPGYSVRIREQSSSLCDTESKQYTGWLEAKGKHLFFWYVESLSDPQNDPLNLWMTGGPGCSGLIGMMMELGPCLINEDGSGTRRNPFSWTANASMIFIDQPAGTGFSYVDEGVEMPSDSFTAAEDVHIFLQIFYSAFPHLSSLPFHISGESYGGHYVPTVAAEIVRYNKLDPGLRAGLKIPLKSVMIGDGFVSPLDTTYGYYDTLCTTKPGVDTPIFNETRCTQIREALPRCVSLHESCYQNPDPILCHAADSFCSGQIRALFDNETGEGGRDPFDITRTCEVDQLCYTGVLRIQDYVNEPSIRDVLGVPKQVGNFTVLNEEIQDLFGQGNDLYVNTAREILFLLENEVDVLIYNGNLDLACNTAGNLRWTERVAWAGQADFVSQDMRVWHAPKDGKTIEAGTMKEVAVKANSQISTTSLLLNTVVYLLLKHNMGSLPTPSPETVATDKPTIVYLGNLLPAAAKVAASLASRFNIIPYTPSSQEDFYKDLESPTSPLAHASAILRLGGESTTDLPNGWTIGVGRWTPTLPKSLTLLINLGHGLESEDIAGNAARGITVRSTAGGTDATATVALYLVISAFRLLGAAEKAARTGDPKAFVGAMTRASKNSVEPSGKSVGIIGYGRIGKRIGQLLHALGMQVNYFSRSQHDHKVETNKIGVAWSNLDEMVSAVDCVVLSCPYSRETHHILDKDRIKLMKTGVRVVNVARGKCIDEEALIWGIENGVIGGAGLDVYEFEPRISQKLLDQDCVALLPHVAGLSVDSAENHMKHALEQAAEFLTERAKRR